GCCGACGTTCCCGCGTTTCGCGATTGCGGGGCCTCATGGAACCTATGCGTTGCGGACACGCCGAGACAGACGGTTTGATGTGTAATCAGAGGCAGATATTCGTAGGGCAGTTTGATGAGATTACCGGAATGAAGGTTCTTGGTGTTGCGAAGCCCGTCTGTTCAGAACCCCAAGTCAGCCAGAAATTCTTGGCACGCTGGAGGGCACGGGGAACCAATTTTTGGATATTGCTGATGTATTGTATTTTAACATATTGATATTAAAATAAAAAATTTGTTCGTTCCGGCATTTGAGCGTTGACAGCACCTATCCCGTGGGCTAGTTTCTGCCACATAATTGTCATTCTTGTGTCACAATTCCGTAACACAGGGCCATGTGGAGCCCGAAGGAGGATGCGTTGATGAAAAGGTTGGTGGTTGTGCTTGCGATGCTGCTTTTCCCGGCCCTGACGGCCATGGCGTCGGACGACGCCGCGGCCAAGGCCAAGGCCGAGGGGACGGCGACGTTCTACGCAAACATCACGGCGGTCGAGCCCATCATGGAGGCCTTCGGGGCGGATACCGGGATCAAGGGGCAGTACACCAGGATCTCGACCTCGAAATTCGTGGCCACCATCATGACGGAATTCGAGGCGGGCAAGCTCATGGCAGACGTGGTGCAGGGACCGCTTCCGGTTCTTGAAATCCTCAAGGCCAAGGGCGTGCTGGCCCCCTACAGCTCCCCGGCGGCCGCCGGCTATGCCGAGTGGACCAGAAAGGACGACGCCATCCAGCTGTTCGGCATCGAATACGTCGGCCTCATCTACAACAAGGAGCTGGTCAAGGCCGCCGACGCTCCCAAGCGCTACGAGGACCTGGCCGACCCCAAGTGGAAGGACAAGATCGTCATGGCCAACCCGGCCAATCACGCCACGACCATCTCCTGGCTGGTGGGCCTCAAGGACAACGTCTTCAAGAGCGAGGAGGAGTGGCGGGCCTTCCTGAAGGGGCTGGCGGCCAACAAGCCCATGTTCGTGTCCTCCTTCGGCCCGACTCCCGCTCCGGTCGAGAGCGGTGAAAAGCTCATCGCCATCTCCATGCCCAAGTACATCATCACCAAGGCTCCGGCCCCGCTGGACTGGGCACGGCTGGATCAGCCCCTCTTCGGCACGCCGCGCGCCATCGCCGTGACCTCCAAGGCACCGCACCCCAACGCCGCGCGCGCCTTCGTCGACTATTGGCTGTCCGGCAAGGCCATGGGCATGCTGGCCAAGGATGTGGGCGAGTACGTTCTGGCCCCCGGCGTGTTCCCGCCCATCGACGGCATGGACCAGGCCAAGGTGCTGCCCATCAAGGACCTCTCCGACGAGGAGATCCAGAAGTGGGGCGACGAGTTCAAGACCATCTTCGACGTGCAGTGACCCGGAGCGGCCGTCCCGGCTTTCGGGCCGGGCGGCCGCGCTTCAGCGTTTCCGCGTGAACCGCCTTCCCCCTTCAACCGGAACTTGAGTCCCGCCGGGCCGGATGCGCACCGGCAGGCGGCCAACGGGATCACATCATGGAGATTCGGATTCAAGGCGTCAGCAAGCATTATTTTTCCGAGGGCAAGACCATCAAGGCCCTGGACAACGTGGACGTGACCATCCCCTCAAACCAGATTTTTACGCTCCTGGGCCCCAGCGGCTGCGGCAAGACGACCCTGCTGCGCTGCATCGTCGGACTGGAGTCTCCCGACTCCGGCGAGATATCCATCGGCGACGAGATTGTCTGGTCCAGGGACAAGGGCATCTACGTGCCCACGGAGCGGAGGGGGCTCGGCATGGTCTTCCAGACCTACGCCATCTGGCCGCACATGAACGTCTTCGACAACGTGGCCTATCCCCTGCAGACTCGGGGCACGCCGCGTGACGTCATCCGGCAGAAGGTGGAGAAGACGCTCAAGTTCGTGCAGTTGGAAGGCTTCGAGAAACGCCCAGCCACCAAGCTCTCGGGCGGGCAGCAGCAGCGCGTGGCCCTGGCCCGCGCCCTGGTGGCCGAGCCCAAGGTCATCCTTTTCGACGAGCCCCTGAGCAACCTCGATGCCAAGCTGCGGGAGGAGACGCGCAAGGAGCTGCGCACCTTCCTGACGGAGCTGTCCATCACGGCCGTGTACGTGACTCACGACCGCATCGAGGCCCTGGCCCTGTCCGATTCCATCGCCGTCATGCGAGCCGGCCGGATCATCGAGCAGGGCTCT
The Desulfomicrobium escambiense DSM 10707 genome window above contains:
- a CDS encoding ABC transporter substrate-binding protein encodes the protein MKRLVVVLAMLLFPALTAMASDDAAAKAKAEGTATFYANITAVEPIMEAFGADTGIKGQYTRISTSKFVATIMTEFEAGKLMADVVQGPLPVLEILKAKGVLAPYSSPAAAGYAEWTRKDDAIQLFGIEYVGLIYNKELVKAADAPKRYEDLADPKWKDKIVMANPANHATTISWLVGLKDNVFKSEEEWRAFLKGLAANKPMFVSSFGPTPAPVESGEKLIAISMPKYIITKAPAPLDWARLDQPLFGTPRAIAVTSKAPHPNAARAFVDYWLSGKAMGMLAKDVGEYVLAPGVFPPIDGMDQAKVLPIKDLSDEEIQKWGDEFKTIFDVQ
- a CDS encoding ABC transporter ATP-binding protein, which translates into the protein MEIRIQGVSKHYFSEGKTIKALDNVDVTIPSNQIFTLLGPSGCGKTTLLRCIVGLESPDSGEISIGDEIVWSRDKGIYVPTERRGLGMVFQTYAIWPHMNVFDNVAYPLQTRGTPRDVIRQKVEKTLKFVQLEGFEKRPATKLSGGQQQRVALARALVAEPKVILFDEPLSNLDAKLREETRKELRTFLTELSITAVYVTHDRIEALALSDSIAVMRAGRIIEQGSPQKIYFDSDHRFVADFIGRANLIPAKVASQQDGSTVVESPLGAITCQQRDFAVGSEVTLCIRPEFIRVVPGEGEGGANTVRGKVDSLVFIGEAFEMEVVAGGERLLAKVDADTRIQEGDAMHFTLDPAHCMLVGA